Proteins encoded together in one Ammospiza nelsoni isolate bAmmNel1 chromosome Z, bAmmNel1.pri, whole genome shotgun sequence window:
- the SELENOP gene encoding selenoprotein P isoform X2 has product MWARLGLVLALCLLPGGGTEIQNCQEAPEWRIGEEDPMWNSRGSVTVVALLQASULLCLRQASSLEDLRVKLENEGLVNISYVVVNHQGAQSRREFHLLKERVSDYITVYQQDEHQEDVWTTLNGNKDDFLIYDRCGRLVYHLGMPYSFLHFQYVEESIKIAYCENKCGNCSYMEPDIDGVCENITKKAVEELSEIEPEPTDQHSQTSPHRHGHHHRRHHHRHHHQGSRDPKHENHQAAAETDRHHPHSAWRHRLFGRHRHDQTGSQEHVDTAPPGEIVEIPQDKKLQKKGKNSCKNQLTUNWQTGSDSTSGSUSCHCRHLLFEELGNSVTUQCRGALPNSCRUHGQLAAEDVTESUQCRLLSAAUHSSPAGASETSDTUQUQEKARN; this is encoded by the exons ATGTGGGCACGTCTGGGGCTAGTTCTGGCCCTCTGTCTCCTCCCAGGAGGAGGGACAGAGATCCAGAACTGCCAGGAGGCCCCAGAATGGCGTATTGGGGAGGAGGACCCCATGTGGAACTCCAGAGGCTCGGTGACAGTGGTGGCTCTCCTCCAGGCCAGCTGATTATTGTGCCTGCGGCAGGCTTCCAG TTTGGAGGACCTGCGAGTAAAGTTAGAGAATGAAGGATTGGTCAACATCTCGTATGTGGTTGTCAACCATCAGGGAGCTCAATCCCGGAGGGAATTTCACCTACTGAAAGAACGTGTTTCAGACTACATTACTGTCTACCAGCAAGATGAGCACCAAGAGGATGTGTGGACTACTTTAAATGGAAACAAGGATGACTTTCTTATCTATGACAG ATGCGGCCGTCTCGTGTATCATCTGGGTATGCCCTACTCCTTCCTGCATTTTCAATATGTGGAAGAATCTATTAAGATTGCATACTGCGAAAACAAGTGTGGAAACTGCTCTTACATG GAACCTGATATTGATGGTGTCTGTGAAAACATCACTAAAAAAGCAGTTGAAGAGTTGTCAGAGATAGAACCTGAGCCAACAGACCAGCATTCCCAGACCAGCCCGCACAGACATGGACACCACCACCGCCGCCACCACCACCGCCACCATCACCAGGGCAGTCGTGATCCCAAACACGAGAAccaccaggctgctgctgaaactGACAGACATCATCCTCACAGCGCCTGGCGCCACAGGCTTTTTGGCCGTCACAGACACGATCAGACAGGTAGTCAGGAGCACGTAGACACTGCCCCTCCAGGAGAAATTGTGGAAATTCCACAAGATAAAAAACtacaaaagaaagggaaaaacagctgcaaaaaccagtTAACCTGAAATTGGCAGACAGGATCAGACTCTACCTCTGGTAGCTGATCCTGTCATTGTCGACACCTTCTGTTTGAAGAGCTAGGGAATTCTGTCACCTGACAGTGTCGCGGAGCGTTACCAAATTCTTGCAGGTGACAcgggcagctggcagcagaggatgTCACTGAGTCTTGACAGTGCCgtctgctctctgctgcctgaCATTCATCACCAGCAGGAGCAAGTGAAACTAGTGACACCtgacagtgacaggaaaagGCAAGGAACTGA
- the SELENOP gene encoding selenoprotein P isoform X1, translating to MWARLGLVLALCLLPGGGTEIQNCQEAPEWRIGEEDPMWNSRGSVTVVALLQASULLCLRQASSLEDLRVKLENEGLVNISYVVVNHQGAQSRREFHLLKERVSDYITVYQQDEHQEDVWTTLNGNKDDFLIYDRCGRLVYHLGMPYSFLHFQYVEESIKIAYCENKCGNCSYMEPDIDGVCENITKKAVEELSEIEPEPTDQHSQTSPHRHGHHHRRHHHRHHHQGSRDPKHENHQAAAETDRHHPHSAWRHRLFGRHRHDQTGSQEHVDTAPPGEIVEIPQDKKLQKKGKNSCKNQLTUNWQTGSDSTSGSUSCHCRHLLFEELGNSVTUQCRGALPNSCRUHGQLAAEDVTESUQCRLLSAAUHSSPAGASETSDTUQUQEKARNUSUKTN from the exons ATGTGGGCACGTCTGGGGCTAGTTCTGGCCCTCTGTCTCCTCCCAGGAGGAGGGACAGAGATCCAGAACTGCCAGGAGGCCCCAGAATGGCGTATTGGGGAGGAGGACCCCATGTGGAACTCCAGAGGCTCGGTGACAGTGGTGGCTCTCCTCCAGGCCAGCTGATTATTGTGCCTGCGGCAGGCTTCCAG TTTGGAGGACCTGCGAGTAAAGTTAGAGAATGAAGGATTGGTCAACATCTCGTATGTGGTTGTCAACCATCAGGGAGCTCAATCCCGGAGGGAATTTCACCTACTGAAAGAACGTGTTTCAGACTACATTACTGTCTACCAGCAAGATGAGCACCAAGAGGATGTGTGGACTACTTTAAATGGAAACAAGGATGACTTTCTTATCTATGACAG ATGCGGCCGTCTCGTGTATCATCTGGGTATGCCCTACTCCTTCCTGCATTTTCAATATGTGGAAGAATCTATTAAGATTGCATACTGCGAAAACAAGTGTGGAAACTGCTCTTACATG GAACCTGATATTGATGGTGTCTGTGAAAACATCACTAAAAAAGCAGTTGAAGAGTTGTCAGAGATAGAACCTGAGCCAACAGACCAGCATTCCCAGACCAGCCCGCACAGACATGGACACCACCACCGCCGCCACCACCACCGCCACCATCACCAGGGCAGTCGTGATCCCAAACACGAGAAccaccaggctgctgctgaaactGACAGACATCATCCTCACAGCGCCTGGCGCCACAGGCTTTTTGGCCGTCACAGACACGATCAGACAGGTAGTCAGGAGCACGTAGACACTGCCCCTCCAGGAGAAATTGTGGAAATTCCACAAGATAAAAAACtacaaaagaaagggaaaaacagctgcaaaaaccagtTAACCTGAAATTGGCAGACAGGATCAGACTCTACCTCTGGTAGCTGATCCTGTCATTGTCGACACCTTCTGTTTGAAGAGCTAGGGAATTCTGTCACCTGACAGTGTCGCGGAGCGTTACCAAATTCTTGCAGGTGACAcgggcagctggcagcagaggatgTCACTGAGTCTTGACAGTGCCgtctgctctctgctgcctgaCATTCATCACCAGCAGGAGCAAGTGAAACTAGTGACACCtgacagtgacaggaaaagGCAAGGAACTGATCCTGAAAAACAAACTAA